From the genome of Fusobacterium varium, one region includes:
- a CDS encoding ribosomal protein L7Ae family protein — MSNQDFPERTCLICKDKKDKKDLFRLIKTKEDKYVFDEKQKQQNRGYYICKTHECLQRLSKHKKIKMNTDDLMKMLNLLKKGEKDYLNILKAMKNSQVLSFGMNMVLDEIEHTHFLVLAQDISEKNEKKLLLKAKELSINFVYFGNKNQLGDIFGKEEVSVVGVKNKKIARGLIN, encoded by the coding sequence GTGAGTAATCAGGATTTTCCAGAAAGAACTTGTTTAATTTGTAAGGATAAAAAAGATAAAAAAGATTTATTCAGATTGATTAAAACAAAAGAAGATAAGTATGTTTTTGATGAAAAACAGAAGCAACAAAATAGAGGCTACTATATCTGTAAAACACATGAATGTCTTCAAAGACTATCCAAGCATAAGAAGATAAAAATGAATACAGATGACCTAATGAAGATGTTGAATCTTTTAAAAAAGGGAGAAAAGGACTATTTAAATATTTTGAAAGCAATGAAAAATTCACAAGTTTTATCTTTTGGAATGAATATGGTTTTAGATGAAATAGAACATACTCATTTCTTAGTTCTAGCACAAGATATAAGTGAAAAAAATGAAAAAAAACTTTTACTTAAAGCTAAAGAACTCAGCATAAACTTTGTTTATTTTGGAAATAAAAATCAACTTGGAGATATTTTTGGCAAAGAAGAAGTAAGTGTTGTTGGTGTCAAAAATAAAAAAATAGCCCGTGGCCTCATAAATTAA
- the infB_2 gene encoding Translation initiation factor IF-2: MKVRVHELAKKYDMGNKEFLNLLKDDIKITVSSHLSGLAEEDVKKIDKYFENMNNKEEVIVKPEKTTSNGKGDSLNKKVVEVETDDIFEEDGLGNGKKSQQIKIGKDKKNWKGVKSAPGEKTNEDEKSKKNKKKKGRRTDFVMKTIDNVGSETIEEDGVKIIKIRGEITLGDFASRLGVGSAEIIKKLFLKGQMLTINSPISIEMAEEIAVDYDALVEKEEEVELEFGEKFALELEDKAEDLVERPPVITIMGHVDHGKTSLLDAIRASNVVSGEDGGITQKIGAYQVVKSGKKITFVDTPGHEAFTDMRARGAQVTDIAILVVAADDGVMPQTIEALSHAKAANVPIIVAVNKIDKPEANPQKVKQELMEHGLVSIEWGGDTEFVEVSAKKQLNLDTLLDTILITAEILELKANPKKELRE; this comes from the coding sequence ATGAAAGTAAGAGTACATGAATTAGCTAAAAAATATGATATGGGAAATAAAGAGTTTTTAAATCTCTTAAAAGATGATATTAAAATCACAGTTTCTTCTCATCTATCTGGTTTAGCTGAAGAAGATGTGAAAAAAATAGATAAATATTTTGAAAATATGAATAATAAAGAAGAAGTAATTGTGAAGCCTGAAAAAACGACTTCAAATGGAAAGGGAGATAGTTTGAATAAAAAGGTTGTAGAAGTTGAAACAGATGATATATTTGAAGAAGATGGATTAGGTAATGGTAAAAAATCTCAACAAATAAAAATTGGAAAAGATAAAAAAAATTGGAAGGGAGTTAAATCAGCTCCTGGAGAAAAAACTAATGAAGATGAAAAATCAAAAAAAAATAAAAAGAAAAAAGGAAGAAGAACTGATTTTGTTATGAAAACAATTGATAATGTCGGTTCTGAAACCATTGAAGAAGATGGAGTAAAAATAATTAAAATAAGAGGAGAAATCACTTTAGGTGATTTTGCATCAAGACTTGGTGTAGGAAGTGCTGAAATAATCAAAAAACTTTTTCTAAAAGGTCAGATGCTTACTATTAACAGCCCAATATCCATAGAAATGGCTGAAGAAATAGCTGTAGACTATGATGCCTTAGTTGAAAAAGAAGAAGAAGTAGAACTAGAATTTGGAGAAAAGTTTGCTCTTGAACTTGAAGATAAAGCTGAAGACCTTGTTGAAAGACCTCCAGTTATAACTATTATGGGTCATGTTGACCATGGTAAAACATCATTACTTGATGCTATTAGAGCAAGTAATGTAGTATCTGGAGAAGATGGTGGAATCACTCAAAAAATCGGTGCTTACCAAGTTGTTAAAAGTGGTAAAAAAATTACTTTTGTTGATACTCCTGGTCATGAGGCTTTTACTGATATGAGAGCCAGAGGAGCACAAGTTACTGATATTGCTATATTAGTCGTTGCTGCAGACGATGGAGTTATGCCACAAACAATTGAAGCTCTATCGCATGCAAAAGCTGCTAATGTCCCTATTATTGTTGCAGTTAATAAAATTGATAAACCAGAAGCTAATCCTCAAAAAGTAAAACAAGAACTTATGGAACATGGACTTGTTTCCATTGAATGGGGAGGAGATACTGAATTTGTTGAAGTATCTGCTAAAAAACAATTAAATCTTGATACATTGCTTGATACTATACTTATCACAGCTGAAATTCTTGAACTTAAAGCCAATCCTAAAAAAGAGCTAAGGGAGTAG
- the mamA gene encoding Methylaspartate mutase S chain, producing MEKNGKKVVIGVIGSDCHAVGNKIIHHVLESNGFEVVNIGVLSPQADFINAAVETNADAIIVSSLYGHGELDCQGMREKCKEAGLNNILLYVGGNIVVGKQVWEEVEERFKAMGFDRVYRPGTPIEDTTEDLKKDLGIA from the coding sequence ATGGAAAAAAATGGAAAAAAAGTTGTAATTGGAGTTATTGGATCAGACTGTCATGCAGTTGGAAACAAAATTATTCATCATGTATTAGAGTCTAATGGATTTGAAGTAGTAAATATTGGAGTTTTATCACCACAAGCTGACTTTATTAATGCAGCTGTTGAAACTAATGCTGATGCTATAATAGTTTCTTCTTTATATGGACATGGAGAATTAGATTGTCAAGGAATGAGAGAAAAATGTAAAGAAGCAGGACTTAATAATATCCTTCTTTATGTAGGTGGAAATATTGTTGTTGGAAAACAAGTTTGGGAAGAAGTAGAAGAAAGATTTAAAGCTATGGGATTTGATAGAGTTTATAGACCAGGAACTCCTATTGAAGACACAACAGAAGACTTAAAGAAAGATTTAGGAATTGCTTAA
- the nusA gene encoding Transcription elongation protein nusA, translating to MKSKDAKVFLEALDELEREKGISKESLLLTVEQALLAAYKKNHGEEENVEVEINRETGDVKLYEVKTVVETEDLYDAAIEISLDDAQEIKKRAKVGDIVRIEINCEEFRRNAIQNGKQIVIQKVREAERQYIYDRFKEKENDIINGIIRRIDEKKNIFVEFDGIEAILPTTEQSPADTYRVGERLKVFLAEVEKTNKFPKIVISRKHEGLLKKLFELEIPEITSGLIEIKAVAREAGSRAKVAVYSSDPNIDTVGACIGQKGLRIKNIVNELNGEKIDIVIWKESVEEFVSAVLSPAKVKSVEVIEDENTARVIVDNSQLSLAIGKNGQNARLAAKLTGMRVDIKTENSSKDDSLEGEQSE from the coding sequence ATGAAAAGTAAAGACGCTAAAGTTTTTTTAGAAGCCCTAGATGAATTAGAAAGAGAAAAAGGAATAAGCAAAGAAAGTCTTCTTCTTACTGTTGAACAGGCTCTGTTGGCAGCTTATAAAAAAAATCATGGTGAAGAGGAAAATGTGGAAGTTGAAATCAACAGAGAAACTGGTGATGTCAAACTTTATGAAGTTAAAACTGTTGTAGAAACTGAAGACCTTTATGATGCTGCTATTGAAATTTCTCTTGATGATGCTCAAGAAATCAAAAAGAGAGCTAAAGTTGGTGACATAGTAAGAATAGAAATTAATTGTGAGGAATTTAGAAGAAATGCTATTCAAAATGGAAAGCAAATTGTTATTCAAAAAGTAAGAGAAGCTGAAAGACAATATATCTATGATAGATTCAAAGAAAAAGAAAATGATATTATAAATGGTATCATTAGAAGAATCGATGAAAAGAAAAATATTTTTGTTGAATTTGATGGAATAGAAGCTATTCTTCCAACAACTGAACAATCTCCTGCTGACACTTATAGAGTAGGAGAAAGACTTAAAGTTTTCCTTGCTGAAGTTGAAAAAACTAATAAGTTCCCTAAAATAGTTATTTCTAGAAAACATGAAGGTTTACTAAAGAAATTATTTGAACTTGAAATACCAGAAATTACATCTGGCTTAATAGAAATAAAAGCTGTTGCAAGAGAAGCTGGATCAAGAGCTAAAGTCGCTGTGTACTCATCTGATCCTAATATTGATACTGTAGGAGCTTGTATTGGGCAAAAAGGTCTTAGAATAAAAAACATAGTTAATGAATTAAATGGAGAAAAAATAGATATTGTTATTTGGAAAGAATCTGTTGAAGAGTTTGTTTCAGCTGTATTAAGTCCAGCAAAAGTGAAAAGTGTTGAGGTTATTGAAGATGAAAATACAGCAAGAGTAATCGTTGATAATTCACAATTATCTCTAGCTATTGGTAAAAATGGTCAAAATGCTAGACTTGCTGCTAAATTAACTGGTATGAGAGTTGATATAAAAACTGAAAATAGTTCTAAAGATGATTCTTTAGAAGGAGAACAAAGTGAGTAA
- the rimP gene encoding Ribosome maturation factor RimP — MLANVGEWVLVHSLFSSCLESEVNIYFMEKYNKENILKKIETIVTPVVNEMKLSLVDIEYLQDGGYWYVRIYVENLEGDITLEDCATISNKVDEDIDKLIEQRFF, encoded by the coding sequence ATGCTAGCTAATGTAGGGGAGTGGGTTTTGGTCCACTCCCTCTTTAGTAGTTGTCTTGAAAGTGAGGTGAATATATACTTTATGGAAAAATATAACAAGGAAAATATTTTGAAAAAAATTGAAACCATTGTTACTCCAGTAGTAAATGAAATGAAATTATCTCTTGTTGATATTGAATATCTTCAAGATGGAGGTTACTGGTATGTAAGAATATATGTTGAAAATCTAGAAGGGGATATAACTCTTGAAGATTGTGCAACTATCAGTAATAAAGTAGATGAAGACATAGATAAACTTATTGAACAAAGATTTTTTTAG
- a CDS encoding N-methylhydantoinase A/acetone carboxylase, beta subunit: MKVYLAIDFGSTYTKLTAIDMENEVILATAKDITTVEEDIMIGFNKAYEKLKAAINEKINFDSVEFVSKTACSSAAGGLKMVAIGLVPELTAEAAKKAALGAGARVIKTYAYELNHRELEEIKATPLDIILLAGGTDGGNKDCIIHNAKMIAEYKLDVPVVVAGNKAAIDQVEAIFKETGIDYFVTENVMPVINKLNVEPSREEIRKVFMNRIVEAKGMKSAEEFIKGILMPTPAAVLKAAEVLAEGTDDEEGIGDLIVVDIGGATTDVHSIAKGEPTKPSIMIKGLEEPFAKRTVEGDLGMRYSSVALLEAAGTRKIRNYLHDSLKQIDVKAACQYRHDHIKMVPQSNEEIRFDEAMAMVATEIAMTRHCGVLECVYTPMGTMFNQSGKDLTDAPYVIGTGGVIIHSLNPQGILKAGNFNEQDPVHLKPVSPKFLVDKTYILSAMGLLAQDYPNLAVRIMKKYLVEV; this comes from the coding sequence ATGAAAGTTTATCTAGCCATAGATTTTGGTAGTACTTATACTAAACTTACTGCTATAGATATGGAAAACGAAGTTATTTTAGCGACAGCGAAGGATATTACTACAGTTGAAGAAGATATAATGATTGGATTTAATAAAGCTTACGAAAAATTGAAAGCTGCAATAAATGAAAAAATTAATTTTGATTCTGTGGAGTTTGTAAGTAAAACAGCTTGTTCATCTGCTGCTGGTGGATTGAAAATGGTGGCTATAGGGCTTGTGCCTGAACTTACAGCTGAAGCTGCTAAAAAAGCTGCTCTAGGGGCTGGAGCAAGAGTAATAAAGACATATGCTTATGAATTAAATCATAGAGAACTTGAAGAAATTAAAGCTACTCCTCTGGATATAATATTATTGGCTGGTGGAACAGATGGTGGTAATAAAGACTGTATCATTCATAATGCTAAAATGATTGCAGAGTATAAACTTGATGTACCAGTTGTAGTTGCAGGAAATAAAGCAGCTATTGATCAGGTGGAAGCTATTTTTAAAGAAACTGGAATAGATTATTTTGTAACAGAAAATGTAATGCCTGTTATAAATAAATTAAATGTTGAACCTTCTCGTGAAGAAATCAGAAAAGTTTTTATGAATAGAATAGTAGAAGCTAAAGGAATGAAAAGTGCAGAGGAATTTATAAAAGGGATATTAATGCCTACTCCTGCAGCAGTATTAAAAGCTGCTGAAGTGCTTGCTGAAGGAACTGATGATGAGGAAGGAATAGGAGATTTAATAGTAGTGGATATTGGAGGAGCTACAACAGATGTTCACTCAATAGCTAAAGGAGAACCTACAAAGCCTTCTATTATGATAAAAGGTTTGGAAGAACCATTTGCCAAAAGAACCGTAGAAGGGGATCTTGGAATGAGATATTCATCAGTAGCTCTTTTAGAAGCAGCTGGAACAAGAAAAATAAGAAATTATCTACATGATTCTTTAAAACAGATTGATGTAAAAGCTGCATGTCAATACAGACATGATCACATTAAAATGGTACCTCAAAGTAATGAAGAAATAAGATTTGATGAAGCAATGGCAATGGTAGCTACTGAAATAGCAATGACAAGACACTGTGGAGTATTAGAATGTGTTTATACTCCAATGGGAACAATGTTTAATCAAAGTGGAAAAGATTTGACTGATGCACCTTATGTTATTGGAACAGGTGGAGTTATCATTCATAGCTTAAATCCTCAAGGAATATTGAAAGCTGGGAATTTTAATGAACAAGATCCTGTTCACTTAAAGCCTGTATCGCCAAAATTTCTTGTAGATAAAACATATATATTGTCAGCAATGGGATTGTTAGCTCAAGATTATCCAAATTTAGCTGTTAGAATAATGAAAAAATACCTAGTCGAAGTATAA